A stretch of the Amycolatopsis sp. BJA-103 genome encodes the following:
- a CDS encoding TetR/AcrR family transcriptional regulator: protein MRQNPERRTALTDAAITVLAREGARGLTYRAVDVEADVPPGTTSNYFRNRDQLLGEVGVRVQERLSAPADVMANPQAETPSHDRVGVLLGELMGRLTGHREPYLALLELRLEATRRPELAAELTKTIREGIDMSVDWHVSAGMPGGRAEVLLMYLALTGLTVERLTLPEVLADVTDEDVIRLIVDRVLPS from the coding sequence ATGCGACAGAACCCGGAGCGCCGGACCGCCCTCACCGACGCCGCCATCACCGTCCTCGCCCGCGAGGGCGCCCGCGGGCTCACCTACCGCGCCGTGGACGTCGAAGCCGACGTCCCGCCCGGCACGACGTCCAATTACTTCCGGAACCGGGACCAGCTGCTCGGCGAGGTCGGCGTCCGCGTGCAGGAAAGGCTGTCGGCACCGGCCGACGTCATGGCGAATCCGCAGGCCGAGACGCCGTCCCACGACCGGGTCGGCGTCCTGCTCGGCGAACTCATGGGACGGCTGACCGGCCACCGCGAGCCGTATCTCGCCCTGCTCGAACTCCGGCTCGAAGCCACCCGGCGCCCGGAACTGGCGGCCGAGCTGACCAAGACCATCCGCGAGGGCATCGACATGAGCGTCGACTGGCACGTCTCGGCGGGAATGCCGGGCGGGCGGGCGGAGGTCCTGCTGATGTATCTCGCCCTGACCGGGCTCACCGTCGAACGGCTCACCCTCCCGGAGGTCCTCGCGGACGTCACCGACGAAGACGTCATCCGGCTCATCGTGGACCGCGTCCTCCCCTCTTGA
- a CDS encoding glycosyltransferase: MNSSIPGPVHSGLTVVVPCFNEVDNVEPSYLEIIAELGNLPLELIYVDDGSTDGTLDVIRALAHTDPRVRYLSFTRNFGFEAAFSAGYRYAGKPWILHIDADLQFPAAEAKKLIIAAEAGYDAVFGVRTNRKDPLLRRWGTAAFHFLGRRVLRIEIPTGATAFRLVRTELAREIVGLRLGTPYFLATVPRLTSRYTTVPVAHRARERGESKVGFGFLSSHAIELFVGFTRRLTTVASVTAMLTAGISVLAGIAAATGLLGLNAAAALEFVMFAVLLTVLALTVRYLVVVGAGQPRPRQFYIREANFAVDEDDRLYASAFAEVHPGERQAGVKNTEDTAAPRSLVILGGADGSVSTYHRARELGFRTICVDVRASAPAVALADEFVQVSVRAPEQIAAALDGRDDIAGVLCPASDVGLPTLAWLTRHWNLPDPLPEAAVAASVDKSVFRALCDRLRLPTYRSVGGKPGPDLALAAQQLRFPTLVKPVDSSGSRGVVSCPSPGGLDTAFTESLAFSPSGRLVVEEHLDGSHYTIEALVVDGRIVFHAVTRRTLTPPPFFVTASHLLPAGLPPVVDRALPLMLTALCAELGYRTGPLTLDAVLGRDGKFYLIEMGARMGGNGLAEAIALSTGVDLIAAGIAAATGGEVVLSPRDPRPTLVHILASDRGGRIVRIEGTDEVRAMPSVSSLELFAEEDSFVKPYEQAGYKMGYAVLSAPTVPDVLAAEDEMRGTLKFLLDEQGLAVPLP; encoded by the coding sequence ATGAACTCGTCGATCCCCGGGCCTGTGCACAGTGGACTCACCGTGGTCGTCCCGTGCTTCAACGAGGTCGACAACGTGGAGCCCTCCTACCTGGAGATCATCGCCGAGTTGGGGAATCTCCCACTCGAACTGATCTATGTGGACGATGGGAGTACGGACGGGACACTGGACGTCATCCGCGCGCTGGCGCACACCGACCCTCGGGTGCGCTATCTGTCCTTCACACGCAACTTCGGGTTCGAGGCCGCTTTTTCCGCGGGTTATCGCTACGCGGGGAAACCGTGGATCTTGCATATCGACGCCGACCTGCAGTTCCCCGCTGCCGAAGCGAAGAAATTGATCATCGCGGCCGAGGCGGGATACGACGCCGTTTTCGGCGTCCGGACCAATAGGAAAGATCCTTTACTGCGGCGCTGGGGTACCGCGGCCTTCCATTTCCTCGGCCGCCGCGTGCTGCGCATCGAGATCCCGACCGGCGCGACGGCCTTCCGGCTGGTGCGCACGGAACTCGCGCGCGAAATCGTCGGCCTCCGGCTGGGCACCCCGTACTTCCTGGCCACCGTGCCGAGGCTGACCAGCCGCTACACCACGGTCCCGGTGGCACACCGGGCCAGGGAACGCGGTGAGTCCAAAGTGGGCTTCGGTTTCCTGTCCTCGCACGCCATCGAACTGTTCGTCGGCTTCACCCGGCGGCTGACGACGGTGGCTTCGGTCACGGCGATGCTCACCGCCGGGATCTCGGTGCTCGCCGGAATCGCGGCCGCCACCGGACTTCTCGGCCTGAACGCCGCTGCGGCGCTGGAGTTCGTCATGTTCGCCGTGCTGCTGACCGTGCTCGCGCTGACCGTCCGCTACCTGGTCGTGGTCGGCGCGGGGCAACCACGGCCACGGCAGTTCTACATCAGGGAAGCCAACTTCGCGGTCGACGAGGACGACCGCCTCTACGCCTCGGCCTTCGCCGAGGTCCATCCTGGGGAAAGGCAAGCGGGAGTGAAGAACACCGAAGACACGGCGGCGCCTCGGAGCCTGGTGATCCTGGGCGGCGCCGACGGTTCGGTCAGCACGTACCACCGGGCGCGGGAACTCGGGTTCCGCACCATCTGCGTCGACGTCCGCGCGAGCGCGCCGGCGGTGGCGCTGGCCGACGAGTTCGTGCAGGTCAGTGTCCGCGCGCCGGAACAGATCGCGGCCGCGCTGGACGGGCGGGACGACATCGCCGGGGTGCTCTGCCCGGCCAGCGACGTCGGGCTGCCCACGCTCGCCTGGCTCACCCGGCACTGGAACCTGCCGGATCCGCTGCCCGAAGCCGCCGTCGCCGCTTCCGTCGACAAGTCCGTCTTCCGCGCGCTCTGCGACCGCCTGCGCCTGCCGACCTACCGCAGTGTCGGCGGGAAACCGGGGCCGGATCTCGCCCTCGCCGCGCAACAGCTGCGGTTCCCCACGTTGGTGAAACCGGTCGACTCCTCCGGGAGCCGCGGTGTCGTCTCGTGCCCGAGCCCCGGCGGTCTGGACACCGCGTTCACCGAGTCGCTCGCGTTCTCGCCGTCCGGACGGCTCGTCGTCGAAGAGCACCTCGACGGCTCGCACTACACGATCGAAGCGCTCGTGGTCGACGGCCGGATCGTGTTCCACGCGGTCACCCGGCGCACACTCACCCCGCCGCCGTTCTTCGTGACGGCGTCCCACCTCCTGCCCGCCGGGTTGCCGCCGGTGGTCGATCGGGCGCTGCCGCTCATGCTGACCGCGTTGTGCGCGGAACTCGGCTACCGCACCGGGCCGCTCACGCTCGACGCCGTCCTCGGCCGCGACGGGAAGTTCTACCTGATCGAAATGGGCGCCAGGATGGGCGGGAACGGCCTGGCGGAGGCGATCGCGCTCAGCACCGGCGTCGATCTGATCGCCGCGGGGATCGCCGCCGCGACCGGCGGCGAGGTCGTGCTCTCGCCGCGCGACCCGAGGCCGACGCTGGTGCACATCCTCGCGTCCGACCGAGGCGGCCGGATCGTCCGGATCGAAGGCACCGACGAGGTCCGCGCGATGCCCTCGGTGAGCAGCCTGGAGCTGTTCGCGGAAGAGGATTCCTTCGTCAAGCCGTACGAGCAGGCGGGCTACAAGATGGGCTACGCCGTGCTTTCGGCGCCGACCGTCCCCGACGTGCTGGCGGCGGAGGACGAGATGCGCGGCACCCTGAAGTTCCTGCTCGACGAGCAGGGTCTGGCGGTACCGCTCCCTTGA
- a CDS encoding putative leader peptide — protein MTRAGITLVARRHVDLRRVASALCATNR, from the coding sequence ATGACCCGCGCCGGAATCACCCTCGTGGCACGCCGCCACGTGGATCTCCGTCGTGTGGCCAGCGCGCTCTGTGCGACGAACCGCTGA
- a CDS encoding GNAT family N-acetyltransferase, protein MKIAFHDPRTDPAPAGWPAFFTAARLHPVWDYGVMGLDAWTARNPPVLATVSGSTGIVAAFSVLVCRPRLRYRFAPMPGHRLLRPFWAEVCQPWLSGYPGLAFAPPVPAAERRPLIRAFEWALRTRLGPGLLGVLYRALGEESAKDVQGRGRLVKHVDSVAVLDNRFGSEDEWIASLAKSRRGGLRRQRRRFAADPGLVVKGGPGRGDLDSAEVAALIQAHRERHGRFALDARTMPSAAFLHRFLRRPDVHTLTYTGADGRLLAVNTLLDHPDSLAKQHWGTLPVDEGGRQGLLFDSYIHAMRYATRRGVRELTAGRGLPELKATLGFRARPVYSAAVPRPVLGW, encoded by the coding sequence GTGAAGATCGCTTTCCACGATCCGCGCACCGATCCCGCCCCGGCGGGCTGGCCGGCGTTCTTCACCGCGGCACGCCTGCATCCGGTGTGGGACTACGGGGTGATGGGACTCGACGCCTGGACCGCGCGGAACCCGCCGGTGCTGGCCACCGTCTCCGGTAGCACCGGGATCGTCGCGGCGTTCTCCGTCCTGGTCTGTCGTCCCCGGCTGCGGTATCGCTTCGCGCCGATGCCGGGACACCGGCTGCTGCGCCCGTTCTGGGCCGAGGTCTGCCAGCCCTGGCTGAGCGGTTACCCGGGACTGGCGTTCGCGCCGCCGGTCCCGGCCGCCGAACGACGTCCGCTGATCCGGGCGTTCGAATGGGCCTTGCGCACGCGGCTCGGACCGGGACTGCTCGGCGTGCTGTACCGGGCGCTCGGGGAGGAATCCGCGAAGGACGTCCAAGGGCGGGGCAGGCTGGTGAAACACGTCGATTCGGTCGCGGTGCTGGACAACCGCTTCGGTTCGGAAGACGAGTGGATCGCGTCGCTGGCGAAGTCGCGGCGTGGCGGGCTCAGACGGCAGCGGCGCAGGTTCGCGGCCGATCCCGGCCTGGTGGTCAAGGGCGGTCCAGGCCGGGGGGATCTGGACAGCGCCGAGGTCGCGGCGCTCATCCAGGCGCATCGTGAACGGCACGGCCGGTTCGCGCTCGACGCCAGGACCATGCCGTCCGCCGCGTTCCTGCACCGGTTCCTCCGGCGGCCGGACGTGCACACGCTGACCTACACCGGCGCCGACGGCAGGCTGCTCGCGGTGAACACCCTGCTCGACCATCCGGACAGCCTGGCGAAACAGCACTGGGGCACCTTGCCGGTGGACGAGGGCGGACGGCAGGGACTGCTGTTCGACTCCTACATCCACGCGATGCGCTACGCCACGCGGCGTGGCGTCAGGGAACTCACCGCCGGGCGCGGACTGCCCGAACTCAAGGCCACGCTGGGATTCCGGGCGCGCCCGGTGTATTCCGCCGCCGTGCCGAGACCGGTACTGGGATGGTGA
- a CDS encoding VOC family protein, which translates to MQLSGFGACVLVDDIAETTAWWKRHLQLTVTIELDWFSSLNVGVPGYEMSFAKRGHKATPEPWRAQEPAGSMVGLMVADAAAEYERLRGEGVKIVTELVDEEFGQRHFYIEDLNGFLIDIIEVIPPSQEWLAANGLA; encoded by the coding sequence ATGCAACTCAGCGGTTTCGGTGCCTGTGTGCTCGTCGACGACATCGCCGAGACCACCGCCTGGTGGAAGCGGCACCTGCAGTTGACGGTGACGATCGAGCTCGACTGGTTCTCGAGCCTCAACGTCGGAGTGCCGGGCTATGAGATGAGCTTCGCGAAGCGCGGTCACAAGGCCACGCCGGAGCCTTGGCGGGCGCAGGAGCCCGCCGGGTCGATGGTCGGCCTGATGGTCGCCGACGCGGCGGCCGAGTACGAGCGGCTGCGCGGGGAGGGGGTCAAGATCGTCACGGAGCTCGTGGACGAGGAATTCGGCCAGCGGCACTTCTATATCGAGGACCTCAACGGCTTCCTCATCGACATCATCGAGGTGATCCCGCCGAGCCAGGAGTGGCTGGCCGCTAACGGGTTGGCCTAG
- the hemW gene encoding radical SAM family heme chaperone HemW: MPALLPETTTPVESALPESALEGLGTRPFGVYVHVPFCATRCGYCDFNTYTAGELDSDSSPQSWLEGLKREFDLAARVLGKPPAVDTVFVGGGTPSLLGAEGLRSVLDAVRDTFGLAPDAEVTTESNPESTSREFFDGIRDAGYNRISLGMQSAAQHVLKILDRVHTPGRPVAAAAEARAAGFEHVNLDVIYGTPGERVEDLQASLDAVLAAGVDHVSAYALIVEEGTALARRIRRGELPAPDDDVLAADYELIDRVLAPAGLRWYEVSNWATSEESRCRHNIGYWRGGDWWGAGPGAHSHVGGVRWWNVKHPARYAASLAAGDSPAAGRELLTDEDRHLERVMLELRLSEGLPLDALDDDGRAEARVAAAEGLLDQSALDGQDRAVLTDRGRLLADGLVRRLT; the protein is encoded by the coding sequence GTGCCCGCACTGCTGCCCGAAACCACCACGCCCGTCGAGTCGGCGCTCCCCGAGAGCGCGCTGGAAGGGCTCGGCACCCGGCCGTTCGGTGTCTACGTGCATGTCCCGTTCTGCGCGACCCGGTGCGGCTACTGCGATTTCAACACCTACACCGCCGGTGAGCTGGACAGCGATTCGTCGCCGCAGTCCTGGCTGGAAGGCCTCAAGCGCGAGTTCGACCTGGCCGCGCGCGTCCTCGGGAAGCCGCCCGCGGTCGACACCGTCTTCGTTGGCGGAGGCACTCCGTCGCTGCTCGGCGCCGAAGGGCTCCGAAGCGTCCTCGACGCCGTACGGGACACGTTCGGCCTCGCGCCCGACGCCGAGGTGACGACGGAGTCCAATCCGGAGTCCACCTCGCGCGAGTTCTTCGACGGTATCCGTGACGCCGGATACAACCGGATCTCGCTCGGGATGCAGTCGGCCGCACAGCACGTCTTGAAGATCCTCGACCGCGTGCACACCCCCGGCCGTCCGGTCGCGGCGGCGGCGGAAGCACGGGCCGCCGGATTCGAGCACGTCAACCTCGACGTCATCTACGGCACACCGGGGGAGCGGGTCGAAGACCTCCAGGCTTCGCTGGACGCGGTGCTGGCCGCCGGTGTCGACCACGTCTCGGCGTACGCGCTGATCGTCGAGGAGGGCACCGCGCTCGCCCGCCGCATCCGCCGCGGCGAACTGCCCGCGCCGGACGACGACGTGCTGGCCGCCGACTACGAACTGATCGACCGCGTCCTCGCTCCGGCGGGTCTGCGCTGGTACGAGGTGTCCAACTGGGCGACCTCGGAGGAATCCCGCTGCCGGCACAACATCGGCTACTGGCGCGGCGGCGACTGGTGGGGCGCCGGGCCGGGCGCGCACAGCCACGTCGGCGGCGTCCGCTGGTGGAACGTCAAACATCCGGCCCGGTACGCCGCCTCGCTCGCCGCCGGGGACTCACCGGCCGCGGGCCGCGAACTGCTGACCGACGAAGACCGGCATCTGGAACGCGTGATGCTGGAACTCCGGCTGTCCGAAGGACTTCCGCTCGACGCCCTCGACGACGACGGCCGGGCCGAAGCCCGCGTCGCCGCCGCCGAGGGGTTGCTCGATCAGTCCGCTTTGGACGGTCAGGACCGGGCGGTGCTGACCGATCGCGGGCGGTTGCTCGCGGATGGACTGGTGCGGCGGCTCACCTGA
- a CDS encoding carbamoyltransferase family protein: protein MYVLGISRVHDSAAALVRDGEIIAFAEEERFTRVKHDGGFPAEAIKFCLERGGITLADVDHVAYYWQRWREGIHAAKVFARYFPATLEVFRNRNGDDGGSSASLVETFKTGGGKGVDDYHVGGAVLAHLKRSYTLERDVKEAVGWTGPTKFKTHLVDHHKAHAASGYFISPWEESAVLTFDGIGSDGTATYLGHGKGNRIIDIRRIKFPHSLGAMYAGVTGYLGFYPTRDEGKIMGLAPLGTDTYVDAFKQLIHLDDDGGYELDLGFFGHHRTGKHVMSKKFTDLFGPARPKTRVTAENPVPQHYCDIAYASQVTLEEAGLHLARWLQRETGSRRLSVAGGVALNSVMNGRILLETPFEDFFAQPAAADDGCAIGAALEVSVGKYGKPRPRDGYTYTGPDYTEAEMELALQDAGVHYTKVDDIAAHTAKKISEGKIIGWVQGRMECGPRALGNRSLVADPRDPNSKTRMNEKVKHREAFRPFAPSCLAERAGDWFVSDYPSPVMLLVFDVLPDKRDEVPAITHVDGTARVQTVSEPGNPLYYRMISEFEKLTGVPMVVNTSFNDNNEPIVASPADAVACYLKTDVDALALGPFWAEKDTL, encoded by the coding sequence ATGTACGTACTGGGTATCAGCAGGGTCCACGATTCGGCGGCCGCGCTCGTGCGCGACGGCGAGATCATCGCGTTCGCCGAAGAGGAACGCTTCACCCGGGTGAAGCACGACGGGGGCTTTCCCGCGGAGGCGATCAAGTTCTGCCTGGAGCGCGGCGGGATCACGCTCGCCGACGTCGACCACGTCGCCTACTACTGGCAGCGCTGGCGCGAGGGCATCCACGCGGCGAAGGTGTTCGCGCGGTATTTCCCGGCGACGCTCGAGGTGTTCCGCAACCGGAACGGCGACGACGGCGGCTCCTCGGCGAGCTTGGTGGAGACGTTCAAGACCGGTGGTGGCAAAGGGGTCGACGACTACCACGTCGGCGGCGCGGTGCTCGCGCACCTCAAGCGCTCCTACACCCTCGAACGCGACGTGAAGGAAGCCGTGGGCTGGACCGGGCCGACGAAGTTCAAGACGCATCTGGTCGACCACCACAAGGCGCACGCCGCCAGCGGGTACTTCATCTCACCGTGGGAAGAGTCGGCGGTGCTCACCTTCGACGGCATCGGCAGCGACGGCACCGCGACCTATCTGGGGCACGGCAAGGGGAACCGGATCATCGACATCCGGCGAATCAAGTTCCCGCACTCGCTCGGCGCGATGTACGCCGGCGTCACCGGCTACCTCGGCTTCTACCCGACCCGTGACGAAGGAAAGATCATGGGACTGGCGCCGCTCGGCACTGACACCTATGTCGACGCGTTCAAGCAGCTGATCCATCTCGACGACGACGGCGGTTACGAGCTCGATCTCGGCTTCTTCGGTCACCACCGCACCGGCAAGCACGTGATGTCGAAGAAGTTCACCGACCTGTTCGGCCCGGCGCGGCCCAAGACCCGGGTCACCGCCGAGAACCCGGTGCCGCAGCACTACTGCGACATCGCGTACGCCTCGCAGGTCACCTTGGAGGAGGCCGGGCTGCACCTGGCGCGCTGGCTGCAGCGGGAGACAGGGTCACGGAGGCTGTCCGTCGCGGGCGGTGTCGCGCTGAACAGCGTGATGAACGGGCGGATCCTGCTGGAAACCCCGTTCGAAGACTTCTTCGCCCAGCCCGCCGCCGCCGATGACGGCTGCGCGATCGGCGCGGCGCTGGAGGTGTCGGTCGGCAAGTACGGCAAGCCGCGCCCCCGCGACGGCTACACCTACACCGGACCGGACTACACCGAGGCCGAGATGGAACTGGCCCTGCAGGACGCCGGAGTCCACTACACCAAGGTCGACGACATCGCCGCGCACACGGCGAAGAAGATCTCCGAAGGCAAGATCATCGGCTGGGTGCAGGGCCGGATGGAATGCGGGCCGCGCGCGCTCGGCAACCGCTCGCTGGTGGCCGACCCGCGCGACCCCAATTCGAAGACGCGGATGAACGAGAAGGTCAAGCACCGCGAGGCGTTCCGGCCGTTCGCCCCGTCATGCCTGGCGGAACGCGCGGGCGACTGGTTCGTCAGCGACTACCCGTCGCCGGTCATGCTGCTGGTGTTCGACGTCCTGCCGGACAAACGCGACGAGGTCCCGGCCATCACCCACGTCGACGGGACCGCCCGCGTGCAGACGGTGAGCGAGCCGGGCAATCCGCTGTACTACCGGATGATCAGCGAGTTCGAGAAGCTCACCGGGGTGCCGATGGTGGTCAACACCTCGTTCAACGACAACAACGAACCGATCGTCGCCAGCCCGGCCGACGCGGTGGCCTGCTACCTGAAGACCGACGTCGACGCGCTCGCCCTCGGGCCGTTCTGGGCCGAGAAGGACACCCTGTGA